The Verrucomicrobium spinosum DSM 4136 = JCM 18804 DNA segment TCACCCGCTCATCCAGGGCCACCGTCACATGCGTGGCATCCTGCAGGCGGAGGTTCAAGCCCAGTTCCAGAGCGCGCGTCACCACGGCCTCTGCACTGCGAACCTCCACGGTCAGGGTATCAAAGTAATTCTGGCCTGCGATGCTCAAGCCCGCAGCTTGCAGCTCGGTGGAAAGCCACACGGCCGCCCCGTGCACACCCCGGGCGATATTGCGGAGGCCTTCCGGACCATGCCAGACGGCGTACATGGAGGCCATCACCGCCAGGAGCACCTGCGCCGTGCAGATGTTGCTGGTCGCTTTCTCACGGCGGATATGCTGCTCGCGGGTCTGCAAAGAGAGGCGGTACCCAGGATTGCCCTGGGCATCTCTCGAAACGCCGATCAAGCGTCCCGGCATGCGGCGCTTGAGAGCGTCCTTCACGGACATGAAGGCGGCATGCGGACCGCCAAATCCAAGCGGCACGCCGAAGCGCTGGCTGTTGCCCACGCAGATGTCCGCACCAAACTCGCCTGGCGGCTTCAGGATGGTGAGGGCGAGAAGATCGGCACAGACCACAAAGAGAGCCCCGGCGGCCTTGGCCTGCGCCGCCACGGGCGCGAGGTCTTCAATAACGCCGAGGGTGTCCGGATAGGTGGCCACCACGGCCGCAACATCCTTCACCCCTGCGCCTTCAAATTCGAGAACGTTCACCACGTCCGTGGTCACGCCCAACGGTTCCATGCGGGTACGCACGACGTCGATGACGTGCGGGTGGCAACGGTTCGAGACCACCACACGCGTGGCACCCGGCTTGCCGGCCAGGGCCAGCCCGCAGGCCTCAGCGGCGGCGCTGCCTTCATCCAGGAGGGAGGCATTGGCCACATCCAGCCCCGTCAGATCACAGATCATGGTCTGGAAGTTCAATAACGCCTCCAGACGCCCCTGGCTGATCTCCGCCTGATAGGGCGTGTAGGCGGTGTACCAGCCGGGATTCTCAAAGATGTTCCGCTGGATGACCGGCGGAGTGAACGTGTCATGGTAGCCCAGCCCGATGAATGAGCGCACCACCTTGTTGGCACTCATCACATCCTTGAGCTTTTTCAGCGCCTCCTCCTCGGATAGAGGAGCGGGCAGTTGAAGCGGCTCCGTCCTGCGGATCGCCTCCGGTACCACAGCCTCAATGAGCTGATCCAAACTCTCACACCCGACAGAGCGGGCCATTTCGAGAGCTTCGGCCGGAGAGGGGCCAATGTGACGGCGGGCGAACGGCAGGACGAATGACATTTCTTGTAAACTACAATTACGCGATGTGCTGACGATAGGACGCGGCGTCCATGAGGGCGCCGGTCTCGGCGGGATCTGCCACCTTGATCTTGCAGATCCAGCCCTTGTCGTAGGGATCGGTGTTCAGCAGCGAAGGATCCCCGCTAAGGGCCTCATTGGCCTCCACGATCTCCCCGCTCACGGGCGAGTAGATGTCGCTCGCGGCCTTGACGGACTCCACCACCGCGATGTGGTCACCGGCCTTCACCACTGCGCCCACCTTGGGCAACTCCACATAGACCACATCGGTCAGTTCGTGCTGGGCGTGGTCGGTGATGCCTACCAATCCGGTGGCTGTATCAACCCATTCGTGCGATTCACGGTATAGCAACTGGTCTGGAACAAGGCTCATAGGAAGAGGAAGAATGCGTTCGATTGATGGTGGAGTTGGGAGATTCTAGGAGGTAGCCTGAGGTTTGCGGTAGAACGGCTTCTTCACCGTCTCCGCAGCAAAACGCCTGCCACGGATTTCGATTTCGATGGGAATTCCGGGTTTGGTGATCGCGACCGGCAGGTAAGCCATGCCTATGCCCTGGTTAAGCGAGGGCGACAGACCCGCGCTACAGGTCTCTCCCACCACCTGCCCTTCATGCACCACCGGGTAATGGGACCGTGGCGGCGGGGAGGGCGCGGTCATGCGGAAGCCGGTCAACTTGGTCGGGATCCCCTGGGTCTTTTGTGAATCGAGGACGGATTTGCCAACGAAATCCTCCTTGGCGAGGTCCACGAAGAATCCGAGCCCCGCCTGGAGCGGCGTTTTGTCCGGGGAAAGATCGTTGCCATTCAGCGGATAGCCCATCTCCAGCCGAAGGGTATCGCGCGCACCCAGCCCCGCGGGTCCACCGCCCGCATCCCGGCAGGCCTGCACGATCTTGTCGAACCAGCCTTCGATGGTGGCTGCGGGAGCGAAGAATTCAAACCCCTCCTCCCCAGTGTACCCGGTGCCGCAGAGGTAGAGCACCCC contains these protein-coding regions:
- the gcvH gene encoding glycine cleavage system protein GcvH, which translates into the protein MSLVPDQLLYRESHEWVDTATGLVGITDHAQHELTDVVYVELPKVGAVVKAGDHIAVVESVKAASDIYSPVSGEIVEANEALSGDPSLLNTDPYDKGWICKIKVADPAETGALMDAASYRQHIA
- the gcvT gene encoding glycine cleavage system aminomethyltransferase GcvT, whose protein sequence is MSESTLNRSPLHQAHLKLAARMVPFAGWEMPVQYTGIVDEHKTVREKVGVFDISHMGQFLIEGAGAENFLNRALTNNVSKLGIGDGQYTLMLNDQGGVIDDLIVYRLSDREYFLVVNASMIAEDEAHLRSLGFGEGVSFANISSATGGLAVQGPKSREVFAAVFGPGAAFPEHNKILFSLTGEGVLYLCGTGYTGEEGFEFFAPAATIEGWFDKIVQACRDAGGGPAGLGARDTLRLEMGYPLNGNDLSPDKTPLQAGLGFFVDLAKEDFVGKSVLDSQKTQGIPTKLTGFRMTAPSPPPRSHYPVVHEGQVVGETCSAGLSPSLNQGIGMAYLPVAITKPGIPIEIEIRGRRFAAETVKKPFYRKPQATS